The Pseudomonadota bacterium genome includes a region encoding these proteins:
- a CDS encoding Rne/Rng family ribonuclease, which yields MLINATQPEELRVAIADGQTLLDLDIEVPAQEQKKSNIYKGRITRVEPSLDACFVEFGSERHGFLSLKEISREYFSAKALEALDAGERLDIKDAVQAGQDIIVQVDKEERGTKGAALTTFISLAGRYLVLMPNNPRAGGVSRQITRDERKQLLDTLKDIEIPAGMGAIIRTAGVGRDREELQWDLDYLMQLWDAIQKAATQRKAPFLIYQESNLIIRALRDYLRDDIGEILIDDQSVFEDAREFMQQVMPHNLRKLKAYNDVTPLFSRFQIESQIESAFAREVRLPSGGAVVIDHTEALLSIDINSARATKGADIEETARQTNLEAADEIARQLRIRDLGGLIVIDFIDMMSKEAQREVESRLREAMRMDKARVQIGRISRFGLLEMSRQRLRPSLGESSYKTCPRCDGYGAIRSIESLALSILRLAEEEAMKEQTSRVIVQAPISVANFLLNEKRTATADIEQRNRVPIMVVANRWLETPRFEIQRLRSSESVEEPSYALATGDELESLPAQTQAAPGPAPEPAAVDAVQRQALAPRSARQSHVGWWSTLIGTLRRLFAGSSSEAPDKAPTRQRKHRGKRPEKASGGNGKRTDGNDAETGNRSPGRGKRGGRKPTQDSGKEQARKAGSPTGKPPEGEAKKKKKKKRRRGGKKRRSRQSGERSGSATQNDRQQPDREQASQSEPDRPPAPATPSDSSQAAPDADRTRHSGESDEASKPRSHKAATQPSDATGEQPQHSDGKAETDSRSAADGDQNGDQRAGAKAKSPERATSPATADTERERTPDSERGKSGNHKSDESGTTAEDETARPDRRERTEAVPEGRGIYRIEKDD from the coding sequence GCCAGACCCTGCTTGATCTCGATATCGAGGTTCCCGCCCAGGAGCAAAAGAAGTCCAACATCTACAAAGGCCGTATCACACGCGTCGAGCCCAGTCTTGACGCCTGTTTCGTGGAGTTTGGTTCGGAACGCCACGGATTCCTGTCGCTCAAGGAAATCAGCCGGGAGTACTTCAGCGCCAAGGCGCTCGAAGCCCTGGACGCCGGCGAACGCCTGGATATCAAGGACGCCGTCCAGGCCGGTCAGGACATTATCGTCCAGGTCGACAAGGAGGAGCGCGGCACCAAGGGGGCGGCACTGACCACTTTCATCAGCCTGGCCGGTCGCTATCTTGTGCTGATGCCGAACAACCCGCGCGCCGGTGGCGTATCCCGCCAGATCACACGCGACGAGCGCAAACAGCTGCTTGACACGCTCAAGGACATTGAGATACCGGCCGGCATGGGCGCCATTATCCGCACTGCCGGAGTCGGTCGCGACCGCGAGGAGCTGCAGTGGGACCTCGATTACCTGATGCAGCTTTGGGATGCCATTCAGAAGGCCGCAACGCAGCGCAAGGCGCCGTTTCTGATCTATCAGGAGAGCAACCTGATCATTCGCGCGCTGCGCGATTACCTGCGCGACGACATTGGCGAGATTCTGATCGATGACCAGAGCGTATTCGAGGACGCGCGTGAATTCATGCAGCAGGTGATGCCGCACAACCTGCGCAAGCTCAAGGCATACAACGATGTGACGCCGCTGTTTTCGCGCTTTCAGATCGAAAGCCAGATCGAATCGGCGTTCGCGCGTGAAGTGCGCCTGCCTTCAGGCGGTGCTGTGGTGATCGACCACACCGAGGCCCTGCTGTCAATCGATATCAATTCGGCGCGGGCCACCAAAGGTGCAGACATCGAGGAGACGGCGCGCCAGACCAACCTGGAGGCAGCCGATGAAATCGCCCGCCAGCTGCGCATTCGCGATCTCGGCGGGCTGATCGTGATCGACTTCATCGACATGATGAGCAAAGAGGCGCAGCGAGAGGTCGAAAGCCGTCTGCGCGAGGCGATGCGCATGGACAAGGCACGCGTCCAGATCGGGCGCATCTCGCGCTTTGGTCTGCTCGAAATGTCCCGGCAGCGCCTGCGGCCCTCGCTTGGCGAATCGAGCTACAAGACCTGCCCCCGCTGTGATGGCTACGGCGCGATTCGATCAATTGAATCCCTGGCGCTTTCGATTCTGCGCCTGGCCGAAGAAGAGGCCATGAAGGAGCAGACCTCGCGCGTCATCGTGCAGGCCCCGATTTCGGTTGCCAACTTCCTGCTCAACGAGAAGCGAACCGCAACCGCCGACATCGAGCAGCGCAACCGGGTACCGATCATGGTCGTCGCCAACCGCTGGCTCGAGACGCCGCGCTTCGAGATCCAGCGCCTGCGCAGCAGCGAATCGGTCGAGGAGCCCAGCTATGCGCTGGCAACCGGCGACGAGCTGGAATCGCTGCCGGCCCAGACCCAGGCCGCCCCCGGCCCGGCGCCGGAACCGGCTGCAGTCGACGCCGTTCAGCGTCAGGCGCTGGCGCCTCGCTCTGCCAGACAGTCTCACGTCGGTTGGTGGTCCACGCTGATCGGAACACTGCGGCGCCTGTTCGCCGGCAGCTCTTCGGAAGCACCTGACAAGGCGCCAACCCGACAGCGAAAGCACCGCGGCAAGCGGCCCGAAAAGGCGAGCGGCGGCAACGGCAAGCGCACCGATGGCAACGATGCCGAGACCGGCAACCGCAGCCCGGGACGCGGCAAGCGAGGCGGCCGGAAGCCGACGCAGGACAGCGGCAAGGAGCAGGCGCGGAAAGCCGGCAGCCCGACCGGAAAGCCGCCGGAAGGTGAAGCCAAGAAAAAGAAGAAGAAAAAGCGGCGGCGCGGCGGCAAGAAACGGCGCAGCCGCCAGTCCGGCGAGCGTTCCGGTTCCGCCACGCAGAATGACCGCCAGCAACCCGACCGCGAGCAGGCAAGTCAGTCGGAGCCGGACCGTCCACCCGCACCCGCGACACCGTCCGACAGCAGCCAGGCCGCGCCTGACGCAGACCGGACGCGACACAGCGGCGAATCAGATGAAGCGTCCAAGCCGCGGTCGCACAAGGCAGCGACGCAACCCTCGGATGCAACAGGCGAGCAGCCACAGCACAGTGACGGCAAAGCCGAGACCGATAGTCGTTCTGCCGCTGACGGCGACCAGAACGGCGACCAGCGCGCGGGGGCGAAGGCGAAATCGCCCGAACGCGCGACATCACCTGCAACAGCGGACACCGAGCGCGAAAGGACTCCCGATTCGGAACGCGGCAAGTCCGGAAATCACAAATCCGATGAATCCGGCACAACTGCTGAGGACGAGACCGCCCGTCCGGACCGACGCGAGCGCACCGAAGCGGTACCTGAAGGCCGGGGCATCTATCGCATCGAGAAGGACGACTGA
- a CDS encoding response regulator codes for MTSILIVEDHDLVRTGLKNILAGVDGLQLCGEAASGEDAIRMARELQPDIILMDVGLPGMSGLETMERILKAQPEIRVIVLTAHSQPPLPARLLDSGACGYLTKACNASELIEAVRRVASGERYIGSEISQQLAISLLPGTPQSPFQELTSRELETALMLMQGMKAQSIAERLNVSPKTVSTYKYRIYDKVGVRNEVELLHQGLRYGLVQSGPA; via the coding sequence GTGACCAGCATTCTCATTGTCGAAGACCATGACCTGGTGCGCACCGGCCTGAAGAACATTCTGGCCGGTGTCGACGGACTGCAGCTTTGCGGCGAGGCGGCCAGCGGCGAAGATGCGATCCGCATGGCCCGTGAGCTGCAGCCGGACATCATTCTGATGGATGTCGGGCTGCCGGGCATGTCCGGCCTTGAAACCATGGAGCGCATTCTCAAGGCGCAGCCGGAGATTCGCGTCATCGTGCTGACGGCGCATAGTCAGCCGCCGCTGCCGGCACGCCTGCTCGACTCGGGCGCTTGCGGCTATCTGACCAAGGCCTGCAACGCCAGCGAGCTGATCGAGGCGGTTCGCCGGGTTGCCAGCGGTGAGCGCTACATCGGCAGCGAAATATCGCAGCAGCTTGCCATTTCCCTGCTGCCGGGAACCCCGCAGTCACCGTTTCAGGAACTGACCAGCCGCGAGCTCGAAACGGCGCTGATGCTGATGCAGGGCATGAAGGCGCAGTCGATTGCCGAAAGGCTGAACGTCAGTCCCAAGACTGTGTCCACCTACAAGTACCGGATCTACGACAAGGTCGGTGTACGCAACGAAGTGGAGCTGCTGCACCAGGGCCTGCGCTACGGCCTGGTGCAGTCCGGGCCGGCCTGA
- a CDS encoding dephospho-CoA kinase, with amino-acid sequence MSSGSTSSDQPGRPPLVVALTGGVASGKTAVSDRFARLGVPIIDTDEISREVVEPGTPGLKQLIATFGPRILDGQGRLNRRLMRQNVFANADHRRQLEHILHPLIARQTRRRIESARGTAYVVVVVPLLVESEGFIDADHIVVVDVPESIQLERLMARDGADPDTAQAMIDAQASRQQRLAAADEVIDNSAGLDQLDSAVDKLHRQLLARAESR; translated from the coding sequence ATGAGCTCCGGATCGACTTCATCTGACCAGCCCGGTAGGCCGCCCCTGGTTGTTGCCCTGACCGGCGGCGTGGCCAGCGGCAAGACAGCGGTATCGGACCGTTTTGCCAGACTTGGCGTGCCCATCATCGATACCGATGAAATCTCCCGCGAGGTGGTCGAGCCAGGCACCCCGGGGCTGAAGCAGCTGATCGCGACCTTCGGCCCGAGGATCCTGGACGGCCAAGGTCGCCTGAACCGGCGTCTGATGCGCCAGAACGTGTTTGCCAATGCAGACCACCGCCGTCAGCTCGAGCATATCCTGCATCCGCTAATCGCCAGGCAAACACGACGACGAATCGAATCGGCGCGGGGCACGGCCTATGTTGTCGTTGTCGTGCCGCTGCTGGTTGAAAGCGAGGGATTCATCGATGCCGACCATATTGTGGTTGTCGATGTGCCCGAATCCATTCAGCTCGAGCGCCTGATGGCACGTGACGGGGCTGATCCAGATACTGCACAGGCCATGATCGATGCACAGGCTTCACGCCAGCAGCGCCTGGCTGCAGCCGACGAAGTCATCGACAACTCGGCCGGACTCGACCAGCTTGACAGCGCAGTCGACAAGCTGCACCGGCAGCTGCTGGCGCGGGCAGAGTCGCGCTAA